The proteins below come from a single Chiloscyllium punctatum isolate Juve2018m chromosome 20, sChiPun1.3, whole genome shotgun sequence genomic window:
- the ubtd2 gene encoding ubiquitin domain-containing protein 2 isoform X3, producing the protein MTDGQLRSKRDEFWDTAPAFEGRKEIWDALKAAAHAFESNDHELAQAIIDGANITLPHGVLTECYDELGNRYQLPVYCLAPPINMIEEKSDLETLDIPEPPPNSGQECQLRLRLSTGKDLKLLVRSTDTVYHMKRRLHTTEGVEPSSQRWFFSGRPLTDKMKLEELKIPKDYVVQVIISQPLQTPTPVEN; encoded by the exons ATGACAGATGGACAGTTACGCAGTAAGAGAGATGAGTTCTGGGACACAGCACCTGCTTTTGAAGGCCGAAAAGAGATTTGGGATGCCCTCAAAGCTGCAGCACATGCTTTTGAAAGTAATGATCACGAACTCGCCCAGGCAATCATTGATGGTGCAAATATAACATTGCCACACG GAGTGCTTACAGAATGTTATGATGAGCTGGGAAATAGATACCAACTTCCAGTGTACTGCCTTGCACCTCCAATCAACATGATTGAAGAAAAAAGTGACTTAGAGACACTAGACATCCCAGAACCACCACCTAATTCTGGACAGGAATGTCAGCTCCGGTTGCGTCTCTCCACAGGCAAAGACCTGAAGCTTCTTGTCCGTAGCACAGATACAGTTTATCACATGAAACGGCGTTTGCACACAACAGAGGGGGTAGAGCCCTCCAGCCAGAGGTGGTTCTTTTCTGGCCGACCACTAACAGATAAAATGAAATTGGAAGAACTGAAAATCCCCAAAGACTATGTGGTGCAGGTCATCATCAGCCAACCTCTGCAGACACCTACCCCTGTGGAAAATTGA
- the ubtd2 gene encoding ubiquitin domain-containing protein 2 isoform X2, translating to MGGCVGTQHDSSGSLNENSDGTGVALGRNQPLKKEKPKWKSDYPMTDGQLRSKRDEFWDTAPAFEGRKEIWDALKAAAHAFESNDHELAQAIIDGANITLPHGVLTECYDELGNRYQLPVYCLAPPINMIEEKSDLETLDIPEPPPNSGQECQLRLRLSTGKDLKLLVRSTDTVYHMKRRLHTTEGVEPSSQRWFFSGRPLTDKMKLEELKIPKDYVVQVIISQPLQTPTPVEN from the exons TGGCTTTGGGTCGTAATCAACCCCTGAAGAAAGAAAAGCCAAAATGGAAAAGTGATTATCCAATGACAGATGGACAGTTACGCAGTAAGAGAGATGAGTTCTGGGACACAGCACCTGCTTTTGAAGGCCGAAAAGAGATTTGGGATGCCCTCAAAGCTGCAGCACATGCTTTTGAAAGTAATGATCACGAACTCGCCCAGGCAATCATTGATGGTGCAAATATAACATTGCCACACG GAGTGCTTACAGAATGTTATGATGAGCTGGGAAATAGATACCAACTTCCAGTGTACTGCCTTGCACCTCCAATCAACATGATTGAAGAAAAAAGTGACTTAGAGACACTAGACATCCCAGAACCACCACCTAATTCTGGACAGGAATGTCAGCTCCGGTTGCGTCTCTCCACAGGCAAAGACCTGAAGCTTCTTGTCCGTAGCACAGATACAGTTTATCACATGAAACGGCGTTTGCACACAACAGAGGGGGTAGAGCCCTCCAGCCAGAGGTGGTTCTTTTCTGGCCGACCACTAACAGATAAAATGAAATTGGAAGAACTGAAAATCCCCAAAGACTATGTGGTGCAGGTCATCATCAGCCAACCTCTGCAGACACCTACCCCTGTGGAAAATTGA